One Nerophis lumbriciformis linkage group LG19, RoL_Nlum_v2.1, whole genome shotgun sequence DNA segment encodes these proteins:
- the LOC133618933 gene encoding midnolin-B-like, with product MRLFITSTSIGGPVELLVPKGETLEGLRTRLSRQLQMQTDQIALLHEDKQLTAGSLMEQGVADGSRLTLQVPGVVETDLFCSRARAARMVEVLESLTECQITDFLSGRSPLTLKLAMGANAMFLQLQLSAQDVAKLQLNEPSEAPNRPETCSRTDTSSTCPAAYCMQSQPQTVVSAVTCNRRPSSHHPLPHTIVPTPPTCPLPASTPVSFTNPSSAAPQSPLPASTFTESAHSSSGQPVKQAGAVIESFVGHSQGVFSGTFSGLLAPCSRSGLSHPRRGIAIIMQILDDLFRAASRYQTAQENPFCHASDPLLHDHKDKAKHLAETTDEETHRFLATSEENQTMHCKLKRLQFLMDQQRHHKRTRRSSKLSQTSHPYRHRHHR from the exons ATGCGTCTGTTCATCACCTCCACCTCCATCGGCGGCCCGGTGGAGCTCCTCGTCCCCAAAGGAGAGACGCTGGAGGGCTTGAGGACGCGCCTCTCTCGTCAACTTCAAATGCAAACAGACCAAATCGCCCTGTTGCATGAAGACAA GCAGCTGACTGCGGGGAGTCTAATGGAGCAAGGTGTAGCAGATGGCAGCAGACTCACCCTACAGGTGCCCGGAGTTGTTGAAACCGATTTATTC TGTTCGCGTGCGAGAGCTGCGAGGATGGTGGAGGTTTTGGAGAGTTTAACAGAATGCCAG ATTACTGACTTCCTTTCCGGCCGTTCACCTCTGACCCTTAAACTGGCAATGGGTGCCAATGCAATGTTTTTGCAGCTGCAGCTGTCCGCTCAAGACGTGGCTAAACTGCAGCTGAATGAGCCCTCAGAAGCTCCAAACAGACCTGAGACCTGCTCCCGCACTGACACAAGTAGCACTTGTCCAGCTGCATACTGCATGCAGAGTCAACCCCAGACTGTTGTCTCTGCTGTAACGTGCAATCGCCGACCATCTTCCCATCATCCTCTTCCACACACCATCGTACCAACGCCTCCCACGTGTCCTCTACCAGCGAGCACACCCGTCTCTTTTACTAACCCCTCCAGTGCTGCTCCTCAGAGTCCTTTACCCGCGTCCACCTTCACTGAG AGCGCTcactcctcctctggtcaacccGTCAAGCAAGCAGGCGCAGTCATAGAAAGTTTTGTTGGTCACTCTCAAGGAGTTTTTTCCGGAACTTTCTCTG GTTTGCTGGCGCCGTGCAGCCGAAGCGGCTTGAGCCATCCTCGACGAGGAATTGCCATTATTATGCAAATTCTTGACGACCTATTTAGAGCTGCTTCACGATACCAGACGGCCCAGGAAAATCCCTTTTGTCATGCTTCTGACCCCCTGCTGCACGACCACAAAGACAAGGCCAAACACCTCGCTGAAACTACAG ATGAGGAGACTCACAGGTTCCTTGCAACGTCAGAAGAGAATCAGACAATGCACTGCAAGCTAAAGCGCTTGCAGTTTTTAATGGACCAGCAGCGACATCACAAGCGAACTCGAAGGAGCTCAAAGTTGTCACAAACATCTCACCCGTATCGTCATCGCCATCATCGTTAA